The genomic stretch GCGCCTCAACCTGCCGCACCAGGGCCTCCACCTGGGCCGGGGTGCGCGGCGTATCCAGCAGCGCCAGCGCGATGGCCGCGTTGGGCCGCACGCTGGGGTCGGGGGAGCCGTCCCCACCCAGCGCGTCCGCGAAGGCCCCGCTCTCCTCCTGCCAGAAGGCCGCGAAGCTCGCCCGCGCCCGCGTGTACGCCTCCCCGAACTCGGGCGGCTCGCCCAGACGTTCCGAGAGCCGGGTCTCCGCGCCCAGTGCCCCCAGCCACAGCGCCTGCACCTCCACCGGCCTGCCGTGGCGGGGCGTGACCACCCAGCCCTCCACCTTCACGTCCATCCAGGTGAGCTGCACGCCCGGTTCCCCGGCCAGGAGCAGGCCGTCTGCCGGGTCCACCCGAATCCCGTGGTCAGTGCCGCGCACGTGCCAGCCCAGCAACTCGCGCAGCCGGGGCAGCGCCTCCCGTGCGAAGGTAAGGTCCCCGCTCGCCGCCACGTACCGCTCGAGCGCCACCGCGAGCCACAGCGCCCCGTCCACCGTGTTGTATCCAGCCCCCGAGCCGTCGTCATGAAAGTTGTTCGGCGTCAGGCCTCGCCGTAGCGAGCGCAGGAAGGTGCCCAGCAGGCTGCGGGCGTCTTCATACCGCCCCGTCGTGAGCGTCAGGCCCGTCAGCGCGATCATGGAGTCGCGGCCCCAGTCGGCGAACCAGGGGTAGCCCGCGATCACGCTCACCCCCTCCGGCCTCGCCCGCCGCACGAGGTAGGCGTCGGCGGCGAGGGCCAGAGTGGCGGTCAGCTCGTCGTCCAGCCCCGTCGCCCCCACGGCCCGCCGGATCAGGTCGCGGCGCCGGGTGGCCTCCTCCGCGTAAGCTGCCCAGGGATCGTCCATCCTCACGCCCGGCAGCCCCGAGACCACGAGGGCCACCCGTCCACCCCCGGGCGGCAGGGTCACGCGCCACAGCGCCGCCCCCGTCACCCGCTCGTGGTTCGGCTCCCCGCGAGCCTCGTCGTGTCGGTAATAGACCCGCTGGGCGAAGGGCTGAGGGGTGAGGACTTCCACCCCGCCATCCGGGGTGTGCAGGGTCACCCACGTCTCCCGCTCGCCACGTATCCTGACCTGCCTTCCCCCAGCCTCGAAGCGCAACTCCGGCGCCTCCCGGTGGACGGCGTGCATGTCGCGGTCGGCGAAGAAGCCCCCCAGCGTCAGGGTGACCGAATCCCGGGCGTCCACGTCGTATAGGAAGACCACCGTGCCCATGTGCCGGGGGGTGAAGGAGCGCCGCCTGACCCGCACCCCGCGCACCCACTGCTCCCGTTCGGGCAGGAGGTCGTGCAGGGCCGCGCCCGCCAGATGCGTCAGGCCTTCGCCCTCGAACACGCCGGGGGCTATCTCCAGCGCGTGGAGAGGCACACGCTCGTCGCCCACCTCCAGCGCCTCCAGCGGCGAGACGAGATGCTGCCAGCGGCGCACCGGGGGTTCGTGGCTCACCGCCAGGCCTGAGTAGCAGCGGGTGGGCACCCCCGCGAGGCTGGTCAGGGCGAAGCCGCCCAGCCCGTCGGTGAGCAGCACCTCCAGGTCGGGATCACGGGCGGCGAGCGGCCCGAACGCGCGGGAGACTACTAGGCCGGTGTGTGAGGGGAATGTCATGGGACCCAGGATGCCCCAGCGCCGCGATGAAGAAAGCCATCTCCCGGGAGGTGTGCCCCGCGTGGTAAAATAACTTGTCATGCCCCAAGGGGTGTACGAGCCGCCGACCCGCCAGCGTGTGGGCGGCGTGCGGAGGTGATAGACATAGCGAAAGAACACAAGGTCAACGACCAGATTCGCGTCCGCCAGATTCGCCTGATCGGCGCGGAGGGTGAGCAGATCGGCATTATCGACACGCGCGACGCGCTGGCGATGGCACGCGAGAAGAACCTGGACCTCGTGATGGTGAGCCCCCAGGCCGTGCCGCCCGTCTGCCGCCTGCTGGACTATGGCCGGTTCCGCTACGAGCAGCAGCAGAACGAGAAGGAAAACCGCAAGCGGGCCCGCGCTCAGGAAGTCAAGGCGATCAAGTTCCGCGTCAAGATCGACGACCACGACTTCAACACCAAGACCGGGCACGTGCGCCGCTTCCTGGAGGAAGGCCACAAGGTCAAGGTCACCATCATGTTCCGCGGCCGCGAGCGTACCCACCCGGAACTCGGCGAGCGCATCCTGCACCGCGTCGCCGACACGCTGTCCGACATCGGCACGCCCGAGGGAATGCCCAGCATGATGGGCATGGACATGAACATGATTATGGCCCCCAAGGCGGGCGCTGCTCCCCGGCGCGAGGCCGCTCCGCAGGCCGAGGCGCCCCGGCCCGAAGCTGCGGCCAACGCCTGATCGTCCCCTAAAGCCAGACGGCCCGCCCCCCGGTGGGCCGTTCGCCTTGCCCTTTCGAGGACGGTGTGAGCCACTTCACCTCTTCCTTTGCTTTATTTTGTAAACTGTGTGTAGGAGGTCCACCCATGATCAAGATGTACACGACGAGCTGGTGCCCCGACTGTCACGCCGCCAAGCGCGCCCTGAGCAGCAAGGGGATCGCCTTCCAGGAGATCAACATCGAGCAGGACGAGCAGGCCGCCGAGTACGTGATGAGCGTGAATGGTGGCAGGCGCAGCGTCCCCACCCTGGTGAGCGGCGACGTGGCCCAGAGCCTCAGCGGCTTCCGCCCCCAGAAACTCGACGCCTTCCTGGCCCAGGCTGGGCTGTAAAGGTCTTCTTGAAGAGGCGGCCTCCGCGTGGGGCCGCCCTTCTTATGACTTGCGGACCGTCTCGGTGTGAACCTCGTGCGCCGTGCTGTCCTGCGAGACGGCAAAGGCGCGGACCGTCAGCGCGTCGCGGCTGACCTCCAGCCACAGAAAGCCGGGCTGGTCAAGAATCTCGAACGTCGTCGGGCGGGAGCCGCTGCGGCCCGGCTCCACCTTCCCCGCGGCCCCGCTCACCCACTGCCGGGTGCCGGGGCACTCCGGCTGCGGCGCGAAGCCCATCAGGACGTGATCGTGCCCGCTCAGGATCGCGTCCGCCTTTCCGCAGACCACGCTGTACAGGGCGCGCACCCTGTCCCCCCGTTGCCCGGGGAGGGGCAGGCCGTCGTACTGTCCCGCGTCCCCGTGCTTGCCATTGCTGAAGAGGGGATGGTGGCCCAGCACCAGCCGCCAGTGGGTCTGACTGCTCGCTAGGGCACCGGCCAGCCATGCCCGCTGCGCCCGGTCCCGGGGGCCGCCCGGCCTCTCGTTCGCCTGAAGCGGAGGCAGATAGGCGGCCAGGGGAGAGGTGTCCACCGCGAAGAACTCCACCAGATCGCCCACGGCGGCGCGGTAGCTGCGGGCGGGCATCACCCACTGCGGGTTCAGGCGGGCGTAGGCCACCTCCGCCTCCGCTCCCCGCGCGTCCGCCCCGTCCCCGCCCAGGAGCCACGATTCATCGTGGTTGCCGGGTACCATTAGAAAGGGCACGCCCAGCGGGCCGTAGGGCTCGGCAAAGCGTTCCCGGAAGAGGCTGGACGCCGGGTCACGTGGCCCCGCCGGGTAGAAGTTGTCTCCCAGCCCCACGCCCAGGTCGCAGCCCTCGCGCTCGCACACGGCGTGCATAGCCGCCGCCACCCGCCACTGCACCTCCGTCCCGGTGCCTTGGTCGCCCATGACGATGACTCGCACACGGGCTGCATTTGCCGGGAGGGGGAGGGGGGCCACCACATCTGGCAGTGTCGGGAAGGGTCCGGTTGAAATGGGCGCGCAGGCAGCCAGGAGCACGGCGAGGCCAGGGGGCAGGAGGGGACGCACGGGGGGATGCTACCCCCATCGGGGGAAGCGAATCCGCGCCGCATCTCTCTCACAGATTCATTAGGCTGGTCTCACGCGCTCAGGAGCCGAGCTGGGCGGGGGAGGGCCTATGAACGAATACTTGAACGTCATTCGTAACCACTACGCCGACTTTTCGGGGCGAGCCCGCCGCCGGGAATACTGGATGTTCTCGCTGATCAACGCGGTCGTCGTGATCTTGCTGGAGCTTCCCCTGTTGTTCAGTTCCATGGGTGCGGCGGTGGCTGGACAGGAGGACTGGAATCCCGGCGGCTTGGTCATGCTTAGCCTGGTCCTGACAATTCTCTATGCCTTGTTCGTCTTCGTGCCCAGCCTCGCCGCCACCATTCGTCGCCTGCATGACACGGGCCGCAGCGGATGGTGGTATCTGATCAACTTCGTGCCGTTCGTCGGCGGGCTGGTGCTCTTCATCTTTCTGGTGATGGACAGCCAGCCAGGCGCGAACAAGTGGGGGCCGAACCCCAAGGGGATGCAGAGCGCGGGCGCCCCCGCCTGGTAAGACGGAATTCGATGCTCAGACCCGGTCTCGGCTGGGTCTTTTTTCATTCCTGGGCCGTCCGGCGCATCCACCGCCGCTTTCCGCCGGGGAAACGGTGAGCCCTTTCACGGCGTTCCGGCGTATCCCGGCGCCCGCACCACCCACCCCCTGCGCGGGTCCTGAGCCTTTCGGCGGGTTGCCCCACGTCCACCCTGCCCGCTATCCTGGATTCATGAAGCCGCTCGCCCATCACTCCGGTCTGGTGATGTGTGGCGGGCTGCCGAGGCAAATGCCCCTTCCCGGCCAGGTCACGCGAACTCTCAGCGCCTGAGAAGTCCCCACGCGGCTCTCAGGCGTTTTGCTGGATTTGCGGCCAGACCGGGTCAATTTTGCCCTCAAGGAGTTATCCCATGCACGTCACCTTGCCCGACGGTAAACAACTCGACCTGCCCCAGGGCGCCACGGCCCTCGACGCCGCCCGGGCCATCGGCCCCCGCCTCGCCCAGGACGCCCTGGCCGCCACCGCGAACGGCGACCTGGTGGATCTGATGTCGCCGCTCCCCGAGGGCGCGAACATCACGCTCGTCACGAAGAAGAACCCCGCGGACGCCGCCGCCGTCTTTCGACACTCGCTCGGCCACGTGATGAGCCAGGCGGTGGGCGAGTTCTACAAGGCCAAGGGCTACGGCCCGCAGGACATCAAGCGCGGTGTCGGCCCGGCCATCGAGAACGGCTGGTATCAGGACTTCGACCTGCCCGAGCCGCTGCGCGAGGAGGACCTGCCGGAAATCGAGCGGATCATGCGCGAGATCATCGGCCAGGGCCTCGACTTCTCCCGGCGGGAGGTGAGCAAGGAGGAGGCGCTGGCGCAGTTCGCCTACGACCCCTACAAGGAGGAACTCATCCGCGAGCTGCCGGACAATGAGCCCATCACGCTCTACCAGCAAGGCGACTACGTGGACCTCTGCCGGGGGCCGCACTTTCCGAACACGGGCAAGCTGCCGCCCGCCTTCAAGCTGATGAGTACCAGCGGCGCGTACTGGCGTGGGAACGAGAAGAATCCGATTCTCCAGCGCATCTACGGCGTGGCCTTCGCCACCCAGAAGGAACTCGACGAGTACCTGGCGCGCCTGGAGGAGGCCAAGCGGCGCGACCACCGCAGGCTGGGCAAGGAACTCGAACTGTTCACCATCGACCCCCTCGTCGGCAAGGGGCTCCCGCTGTGGCTGCCCAACGGCACGATTCTGCGCGAGGAGTTGACCCGCTTCCTGCGTGAACAGCAGTTCCAGCGCGACTATCAGGGCGTGGTGACGCCGAACATCGGCAACCTGGACCTGTGGCGCACGAGCGGGCACTATCCCTACTACGCGGACAGCCAGTTCGACCCGATCACCGTGGACGACGAGCAGTACATGCTCAAGCCCATGAACTGCCCCTTCCACGTGCGGATCTACGCGAGCAAGCCCAGAAGCTACCGGGACCTGCCCGTGCGCCTGGCGGAGTTCGGTACGGTGTACCGCTATGAACAGTCGGGTGAGCTCAACGGCCTGACCCGCGTACGCGGCTTCACCCAGGACGATGCCCACCTCTTCGTGCGGCCCGACCAGCTCAAGAAGGAATTCCTGGATGTGCTCGACCTGACGGTGCTCGTGCTGAAGACCTTCGGCATGAACGAGGTGCGTTTCCGGGTCGGCGTGCGTGAGCCTGGCTCCGACAAGTACGTGGGCGACGCGGCGCACTGGGAACAGGCCGAGCGCGAGATCATCGAGGCCGCCGACGAGGTGGGCCTGCCGTACACGGTTGAACCTGGTGACGCGGCCTTTTACGGCCCCAAGCTCGACTTCGTGGTGAAGGACGTGCTGGGCCGCGAGTGGCAGCTTGGCACCATCCAGGTGGACTACAACCTGCCCGAACGCTTCGACATCACCTACGTCGGCGAGGACGGCCAGGACCACCGCCCCGTGATGATCCACCGCGCGCCCTTCGGCAGCCTGGAACGCTTCGTCGGCATTCTAATCGAGCACTACGGCGGCGACTTCCCGCTGTGGCTGGCGCCCCGGCAGATCGTGATCATCCCCATCGCTGACCGCCACAACGCCTTCGCCGAGACCCTGGCGAACGAGTTCAAGGCCGCGGGCCTGCGCGCCGAGGTGGACGACTCGACCAACCGCATGAACGCCAAGGTCCGCAACGCCGAGCTGTCCAAAATCCCCGTCATGCTGATCGTCGGCGACCAAGAAGAAGCGCGGCGCGAGGTCAGCGTCCGCGAGCGCACTCCCGAGGGGCACAAGGAGCGCAAGGGTGTGGACTTCGCGGAGCTGTTGAGGGAATTGCAGGAACGCTACCGCACCCGGGCGTAAACGGCGGGGGAGGGGAGAGGGGCCAGTCACGTCGGCTGGCCCTCCTTTCAACTTCCCGTCCCCTCCGCAAGCACAGCTTTCAGCAGGTCGGGCCGGTTGGTGATGATCCCGTCCACTCCCATCCCGATCAGGCGGCGCATCTCGGCGGGGTCGTCAATGGTCCAGACCTGAACGGCCACGCCACGTGCATGCATCGCCCGGACAAAGCTGGGCGTCACAATCTCGATACTCCCCGAGCGCACCGGCACCTGCGCCACCTGGCCGGGAAGGGGGGCCAGCCGGGCGAGCCCCACCTTGCTCAGCAGCACGAGGGGCCGCAACTCCTTCTCCGTCATGCTTGTCACCACTTCCGGACAGGCCTCGCGGAACCCATTCAGGGCCGCGTCACTGAAGCTGGCGACGATGACGCGCCCCGTCATTCTGGCGTCCCGCAACGTCTTGCAAAACGGCGCGGCGATGCTGGGGGACGCCTGCTTGATCTCGATGGTCATCGGCATGGTGGGGAAGGCGGCCAGCACCTCCGAGAGTTGCGCCACCCGCACGCCTCGCCCCCGGAAGGGAAAGGTGACGCCGCCGTCCGGGGTGAACGCATACCCGGCATCCGCCGCCAGCACCTCTGCCAGCGTGAGGTCGGCTATGCGTCCCTTGGTATCCGTCAGCCGATCCAACGTCTCGTCATGCGAAAGCACGAGGACACCGTCGCGGGTAGCGTGCATGTCCATCTCCAGCATGTCCACGCCGAGTTTGGCGGCGCCCCGGTACGCGAGCATGGTGTTGCTAGGTGCCAGCCCCTCGCCCCCCTGGTGCGCGATGTTCAGGGTTCGCTCCTGGATAAATGGATTGGCGGGCTGTGCGGCGGGCGCACATGCCCCCAGCAGCAGCGCCAGACCGGCGGGCAGCATTCTGTTCATGACGCCTCAACTCTACGGCTCCCGGCGGGCTTTTCGCCTGCTTTACAGCCCCGGGGGGGCGTGCTAACATTCCCTCCGCTGGCAGAGGTTGAGCCCCCCAGCCGCCCCAAGGCGAATACAGCGGCGCTGTAGCCAAGTGGTAAGGCAGAGGTCTGCAAAACCTCCACCACCGGTTCGAGTCCGGTCAGCGCCTCCAATACCCCATCTAGGTTCAGAACCGTAGCTCAGGGGTAGAGCACTACCTTGACACGGTAGGGGTCAGGGGTTCAAATCCCCTCGGTTCTACCAAAAAGCCCCCGCTTGACGGGGGCTTTTCTATTGTGTTTTGAAAAGTACGTCCTCCTGTACCTGCCTGTTCATGCGATTTGGCTGAGGAAGATGGGCCTTTGTGGTTGGGGCTGTTGTGGATCAGGCGCTGAGTACAGATGCGTGGCAGACGTCTCGCCGGGAGCATTGGTGCGGGTATCAATCTATGAAGTCAGAAAAGGACCACTGGGACGGTAAGAACCGGTTAAATTGAATCAAATACAGTGCAGGTCATTTCCGCTTTCCTCAAGCAGAGAGCCGGAGTTTATGCTTGCCAAACGACTGCTAGACGCCTAAACCACCCTCTTAGGAAGCTTATTTTTAGCTGGTTCTCATTTTTCTCAACATGAGAGATAGATTGGTCCATATACTGTCGGAAATTCCACATTATGCAGAGGGAGGTGAATGTGAGGTTTACCCCCGTATGACGTGTCTGCGGCTGTTTGAGGTCTTTCTTCCGGAGGTGGTGGAGGTTCGTTGTTCGACAAGCCCTGACTGAACATTATTGACGTAGCGCTGGTTATGTCGCCTGTCTTGGCTGGGATCAGGCGTTGGAGAAAATTTGCGTGGACAGCCCTCGGAGGGGGAGTTCCCGTACGGATCGAGGGCGACAAGACCGAATCCCGTGATTCGGATGCATAGGCAGCCGCTTTCCCACCATTTCATCGGTTCGTCGCATACGAGCACGTGAAGGACGTAATCGCTGCTTCATCGGCGTTTGCGGAGGTTCATCTTCGCGTCACGAGATACTTAGAACCTTTAGGGAGATAGAGCATGAAGGGACTCAGATACGTCGGATTGGCTTTGACCGGTGCCCTCACTCTCGCCGCCTGCGGTGGTACCAACGCACCAGCGCCTGACACCAACAAGCCAGGTCCCGTTGCCGGTGGCGGCGGCGGTGGAGGCGGTGGCGGTGGAGGCGGCGGACAGCCGAACCCACAGCCCGCTACCTGCGCCAGCATCACCGTCAACCTGCAAAACGTCGCACCCGTGCAAGGCGTGGTCATGGCGCCCGTCAGCGTCAAGAACTCTGCGGGCAAGGTCGTCTTCACGGGCACGGCGATTAGCGGGCAGAAGCTCTCGACCCTGTTCGAAGCGGGCAGCTACACCGTCACTGCGCAGGAGATGCAGGGGTACAAGGCCGAATCCAACACCCCGCAGTCTGTGACGCTGGACTGCTCGGCGAAGACCAACGGTCTGGTCACGCTGTCTTACCGCACGCAGCAGGCCCAACAGCAACAGCAGGTGAGGAGTATCGGGTTCACCACCGATCCTGCCGTCACCGACAGCGTGGGCCAGGCCCTGCCCTTCAGCCCCGAAGCGAACATCAACAAGGATGTGCGGTTGTACGCCTCCCAGACGGAGGAGCCCGTCCTGGTGCAGATGGTCGTGCGGGACGCGGCCGGGGCGCCCGTCGCCGGGGCGCGCGTGAATGTCTCGGCCGACAGCGACGACGTGAGCATCATTGCGGGCCATGTGCAGTCCGGCACCTCGGCGTCGCCTCTTGGCATCCGCGCCCAGGCTGTTGCGGCTACCGCCACCGCCTTCTCGGACGCGAACGGCATCGTCCGCTTTACGGTGTACGCCACCAGCGCCCCGTCTCAGGGCACTCCCGTGAAGTTCGTGGTCAGTGCGTCCGATGCGTCCGATGCCCCCACCAGCTCCGCCCTCGCCGAGTTCAAGGTGTTCTTCACCAAC from Deinococcus apachensis DSM 19763 encodes the following:
- a CDS encoding amylo-alpha-1,6-glucosidase; its protein translation is MTFPSHTGLVVSRAFGPLAARDPDLEVLLTDGLGGFALTSLAGVPTRCYSGLAVSHEPPVRRWQHLVSPLEALEVGDERVPLHALEIAPGVFEGEGLTHLAGAALHDLLPEREQWVRGVRVRRRSFTPRHMGTVVFLYDVDARDSVTLTLGGFFADRDMHAVHREAPELRFEAGGRQVRIRGERETWVTLHTPDGGVEVLTPQPFAQRVYYRHDEARGEPNHERVTGAALWRVTLPPGGGRVALVVSGLPGVRMDDPWAAYAEEATRRRDLIRRAVGATGLDDELTATLALAADAYLVRRARPEGVSVIAGYPWFADWGRDSMIALTGLTLTTGRYEDARSLLGTFLRSLRRGLTPNNFHDDGSGAGYNTVDGALWLAVALERYVAASGDLTFAREALPRLRELLGWHVRGTDHGIRVDPADGLLLAGEPGVQLTWMDVKVEGWVVTPRHGRPVEVQALWLGALGAETRLSERLGEPPEFGEAYTRARASFAAFWQEESGAFADALGGDGSPDPSVRPNAAIALALLDTPRTPAQVEALVRQVEAQLLTPLGLHTLSPRDPRYRGNYGGPQLLRDAAYHQGTVWPWPLGSFVDLLLERGEVGRARAALTGLSGHVWEAGLGHVSEVFAGDSLKPGGCPFQAWSVAELLRAHVRVSRAERDVEKTTKATEESV
- the infC gene encoding translation initiation factor IF-3; its protein translation is MIDIAKEHKVNDQIRVRQIRLIGAEGEQIGIIDTRDALAMAREKNLDLVMVSPQAVPPVCRLLDYGRFRYEQQQNEKENRKRARAQEVKAIKFRVKIDDHDFNTKTGHVRRFLEEGHKVKVTIMFRGRERTHPELGERILHRVADTLSDIGTPEGMPSMMGMDMNMIMAPKAGAAPRREAAPQAEAPRPEAAANA
- a CDS encoding glutaredoxin domain-containing protein; its protein translation is MIKMYTTSWCPDCHAAKRALSSKGIAFQEINIEQDEQAAEYVMSVNGGRRSVPTLVSGDVAQSLSGFRPQKLDAFLAQAGL
- a CDS encoding metallophosphoesterase, whose product is MVAPLPLPANAARVRVIVMGDQGTGTEVQWRVAAAMHAVCEREGCDLGVGLGDNFYPAGPRDPASSLFRERFAEPYGPLGVPFLMVPGNHDESWLLGGDGADARGAEAEVAYARLNPQWVMPARSYRAAVGDLVEFFAVDTSPLAAYLPPLQANERPGGPRDRAQRAWLAGALASSQTHWRLVLGHHPLFSNGKHGDAGQYDGLPLPGQRGDRVRALYSVVCGKADAILSGHDHVLMGFAPQPECPGTRQWVSGAAGKVEPGRSGSRPTTFEILDQPGFLWLEVSRDALTVRAFAVSQDSTAHEVHTETVRKS
- a CDS encoding DUF805 domain-containing protein codes for the protein MNEYLNVIRNHYADFSGRARRREYWMFSLINAVVVILLELPLLFSSMGAAVAGQEDWNPGGLVMLSLVLTILYALFVFVPSLAATIRRLHDTGRSGWWYLINFVPFVGGLVLFIFLVMDSQPGANKWGPNPKGMQSAGAPAW
- the thrS gene encoding threonine--tRNA ligase, translating into MHVTLPDGKQLDLPQGATALDAARAIGPRLAQDALAATANGDLVDLMSPLPEGANITLVTKKNPADAAAVFRHSLGHVMSQAVGEFYKAKGYGPQDIKRGVGPAIENGWYQDFDLPEPLREEDLPEIERIMREIIGQGLDFSRREVSKEEALAQFAYDPYKEELIRELPDNEPITLYQQGDYVDLCRGPHFPNTGKLPPAFKLMSTSGAYWRGNEKNPILQRIYGVAFATQKELDEYLARLEEAKRRDHRRLGKELELFTIDPLVGKGLPLWLPNGTILREELTRFLREQQFQRDYQGVVTPNIGNLDLWRTSGHYPYYADSQFDPITVDDEQYMLKPMNCPFHVRIYASKPRSYRDLPVRLAEFGTVYRYEQSGELNGLTRVRGFTQDDAHLFVRPDQLKKEFLDVLDLTVLVLKTFGMNEVRFRVGVREPGSDKYVGDAAHWEQAEREIIEAADEVGLPYTVEPGDAAFYGPKLDFVVKDVLGREWQLGTIQVDYNLPERFDITYVGEDGQDHRPVMIHRAPFGSLERFVGILIEHYGGDFPLWLAPRQIVIIPIADRHNAFAETLANEFKAAGLRAEVDDSTNRMNAKVRNAELSKIPVMLIVGDQEEARREVSVRERTPEGHKERKGVDFAELLRELQERYRTRA
- a CDS encoding glycerophosphodiester phosphodiesterase; the encoded protein is MNRMLPAGLALLLGACAPAAQPANPFIQERTLNIAHQGGEGLAPSNTMLAYRGAAKLGVDMLEMDMHATRDGVLVLSHDETLDRLTDTKGRIADLTLAEVLAADAGYAFTPDGGVTFPFRGRGVRVAQLSEVLAAFPTMPMTIEIKQASPSIAAPFCKTLRDARMTGRVIVASFSDAALNGFREACPEVVTSMTEKELRPLVLLSKVGLARLAPLPGQVAQVPVRSGSIEIVTPSFVRAMHARGVAVQVWTIDDPAEMRRLIGMGVDGIITNRPDLLKAVLAEGTGS